Proteins from a single region of Ischnura elegans chromosome 2, ioIscEleg1.1, whole genome shotgun sequence:
- the LOC124153588 gene encoding MOB kinase activator 1B-like, whose protein sequence is MWTSNYILRCSNLFANMSFLFGSRSSKTFKPKKNIPEGSQHYDLMKHDAATLGSGNLRQAVMLPEGEDLNEWVAVNIVDFFNQINMLYGTITEFCTEDSCPIMSAGPKYEYHWADGHTVKKPIKCSAPKYIDYLMTWVQDQLDDETLFPSKIGVPFPKNFLSIAKTILKRLFRVYAHTYHQHFSEVVQLGEEAHLNTSFKHFIFFVQEFDLIDRKELAPLQELIEKLSSKDSR, encoded by the coding sequence ATGTGGACATCAAACTACATCCTGAGGTGCAGCAATTTATTTGCCAACATGAGTTTCTTATTTGGCAGCAGGTCCTCAAAGACttttaaaccaaagaaaaatattccagaaGGATCTCAGCATTATGATTTAATGAAGCATGATGCAGCTACCTTAGGTTCAGGAAACCTGAGGCAGGCAGTTATGTTACCCGAAGGAGAAGATCTAAATGAATGGGTGGCTGTTaacattgttgatttttttaatcaaattaatatgcTATATGGAACCATAACAGAGTTTTGCACAGAAGACAGCTGCCCAATCATGTCAGCTGGGCCCAAGTATGAATACCATTGGGCTGATGGTCACACAGTCAAGAAGCCAATAAAATGCTCTGCTCCCAAGTATATTGATTACTTAATGACTTGGGTTCAAGATCAGTTGGATGATGAGACCTTATTCCCGTCTAAAATTGGGGTACCTTTTCCAAAAAACTTTTTATCAATTGCTAAGACCATTTTGAAGAGATTGTTCAGAGTGTATGCTCATACTTACCATCAGCATTTTTCTGAAGTTGTCCAACTTGGGGAAGAGGCTCATTTGAACACTTCATTCAagcacttcatattttttgtccAGGAATTTGATTTAATTGACCGTAAAGAACTAGCACCATTACAGGAGctgattgaaaaattatcatcaaaagaCTCTCGATGA
- the LOC124153586 gene encoding E3 ubiquitin-protein ligase UHRF1-like has translation MYVKVRQIGSTSKDTILNISRLSTVKSLKELIDKETDIEPERQRLFYKGKQLEDEYKLFDYNIVLNDVIQLMVRSEVLQTSKPQEVDEKKDTVEKDKQDEEKTHKYDKTRWKSTPSSLFFKSGDYVDVKSEANGTWYEGQIVDILVNAICDCCGTEVENKENLENSCGTNPELQEDIVYVVTFDRSSEDFVETKLNKIRPRSRTVVDVFSMKEGDIVLVNYNLEDPSSRGLWYDFRISRVTKTGKSIFGDILISSSNFKLKDCRIKFVNEVYKIEERIPVKDRDSKYEEKMKDSTTVKKTLDCSVCQDNDDKLCRECGCNVCGGKEEPEKQLVCDECECSYHLKCLKPPLECIPDEEEWFCAECKTDVSEVVMAGEKLKASKKKASLVSSKSETKRDWGSGMACVGRTKECTIVPSNHYGPIPGVEVGTSWLFRVQVSEAGVHRPHVAGIHGREVDGAYSIVLSGGYEDDLDNGEEFLYTGAGGRDLSGNKRTAEQSCHQQLTRTNKALARNCDAPVDDKKGAKAKNWKNGKPVRVVRNHKLSGHSKYAPEKGNRYDGIYKVVEYWKEKGKSGFDVWRYRLRRDDETPAPWTAAGKKRVEALGLKMIYPDGYEEAKAMEKDKTSSPSVKRKITSPEPTKAKKMKAAAYKLPADVKKLIQQDSNTKLWEDCEATLNEGKPAFLAKVAEIFTCICCQELLFEPITTECLHNMCKKCLKRSLAADVTTCPYCRKELGKEENLVVNEHLSSILLNLFPGYENGR, from the exons TTAGAGGATGAGTACAAGTTATTTGATTATAACATAGTGTTGAATGATGTTATCCAGCTGATGGTAAGGAGTGAGGTGCTGCAAACCTCCAAACCTCAAGAAGTCGATGAAAAGAAAGATACAGTGGAAAAAGATAAACAG GATGAAGAAAAAACCCATAAGTATGACAAAACTCGCTGGAAATCAACTCCATCAAGTCTTTTCTTCAAG AGTGGAGATTATGTTGACGTTAAAAGTGAGGCTAATGGAACTTGGTATGAAGGACAAATAGTTGATATCCTAGTCAATGCTATTTGTGACTGCTGTGGCACTGAAgttgaaaataaagagaatcttGAGAATTCATGTGGAACTAACCCAGAATTACAAGAAGACATAGTATATGTGGTTACTTTTGACAG GAGTTCTGAAGATTTTGTGGAAACCAAATTAAACAAAATACGACCACGGAGTAGAACTGTTGTTGATGTGTTTTCAATGAAAGAAGGGGACATAGTGCTTGTGAATTACAATTTAGAGGACCCAAGTTCTAGAGGCTTATGGTATGACTTCAGGATATCCAGAGTAACAAAGACAGGGAAGAGCATTTTTGGTGACATTCTTATATCATCAAGTAATTTTAAGTTAAAGGATTGCAGAATCAAATTTGTCAATGAAGTATATAAAATTGAGGAGAGAATCCCAGTGAAAGATAGAGACAGCAAgtatgaagaaaaaatgaaggattCAACAACTG tCAAAAAGACTTTGGATTGCTCAGTCTGTCAAGATAATGATGATAAGCTTTGCCGTGAGTGTGGGTGTAATGTATGTGGAGGAAAAGAGGAGCCTGAGAAGCAGCTGGTCTGTGATGAATGTGAATGTTCTTACCACCTGAAATGCCTTAAACCTCCTCTGGAatgcattcctgatgaagaagaATG gttTTGTGCAGAGTGTAAAACTGATGTTTCGGAGGTGGTAATGGCTGGAGAAAAACTGAAAGCTAGTAAGAAGAAGGCTAGTCTTGTATCCTCAAAAAGCGAAACAAAGAGGGACTGGGGTTCAGGCATGGCTTGCGTTGGGAGGACAAAAGAGTGCACCATTGTTCCATCAAATCACTATGGACCCATTCCGGGTGTTGAAGTTGGGACTTCATGGCTGTTTCGAGTTCAG GTTTCCGAGGCTGGTGTTCACAGGCCTCATGTTGCTGGTATTCATGGAAGGGAAGTTGATGGTGCCTACAGTATAGTTCTAAGTGGTGGCTATGAAGATGATTTAGATAATGGAGAAGAATTTTTGTACACAGGGGCTGGTGGAAGGGATCTATCTGGCAACAAAAGAACTGCTGAGCAGAGTTGCCATCAGCAGCTCACACGAACTAACAA AGCATTGGCCAGAAATTGTGATGCTCCTGTTGATGATAAGAAGGGGGCCAAGGCGAAGAACTGGAAGAATGGGAAACCTGTAAGGGTTGTGAGGAATCATAAACTTAGTGGCCACTCAAAGTATGCTCCTGAAAAAGGAAACAG GTATGATGGTATATACAAAGTGGTTGAGTATTGGAAGGAAAAAGGCAAATCTGGATTTGATGTTTGGCGCTATCGTCTGCGTCGAGATGATGAAACTCCTGCTCCATGGACTGCTGCTGGCAAGAAACGCGTTGAAGCTTTAGGATTAAAAATGATT TATCCTGATGGCTATGAGGAGGCTAAAGCAATGGAAAAGGATAAAACTTCTTCTCCCAGTGTTAAGAGAAAAATAACCTCCCCAGAGCCAACCAAGGCAAAGAAGATGAAGGCAGCTGCTTACAAACTTCCAGCGGATGTGAAGAAACTGATACAACAGGATTCCAACACGAAGTTATGGGAGGATTGCGAAGCTACTTTAAATGAGGGAAAACCA gCTTTTCTTGCAAAGGTGGCTGAAATTTTCACCTGCATTTGCTGTCAAGAACTGCTGTTTGAGCCAATTACTACCGAATGTCTTCACAACATGTGTAAA AAGTGTTTAAAAAGATCACTGGCTGCTGATGTTACTACATGCCCTTACTGCCGAAAAGAACtgggaaaggaagaaaatctCGTGGTGAATGAACATCTGTCTTCAATACTCTTAAACTTATTTCCTGGTTATGAGAATGGAAgataa
- the LOC124153587 gene encoding nucleotide exchange factor SIL1 codes for MSPFGMGERIAVFILICCLVCVTWCESEINKISDEEEGAENVPFIPTKEWQRVRKGQAIPAGIHSRLNLQTGVVEAKLLDEDNGEHTALTSVPEKSSDFETVEASTHSKNTFNHAQLQEKLHKIPEEVWESNSEEDDVKKNFRSYEELKKEFKDLKLSIKTDSEIISELWERFKEVTQSKEIVNILTDLEYLLHQTDNAVNFAKDGGIKSIVLPAINSSNNEVVIMALRLLGSATQSNPKVQIAALEAGAVERALRLVKEPQLSSSALHALSCIIRRFPLAQKTFVKYGGPAILAELFDDFPKMGSKAWDDLNLLRRARIKAVTLLHDMILEHQQAEGEARLQYSQVGLAEQITSHNWCKLFPSLLTLEDDHDAVEKGAEAMLAYWETCRSEFVLAAPTVFQAEKRYADLSVAELQKVPTSDPDDSLSSPSGYFSGMAELISHVGKRLRLMKEEL; via the exons ATGTCACCTTTTGGAATGGGTGAACGGATTGCTGTATTTATCCTAATTTGTTGCCTTGTGTGCGTTACGTGGTGTGAATCAGAGATAAATAAAATCTCTGACGAGGAAGAAGGGGCAGAAAACGTCCCCTTTATCCCCACTAAAGAATGGCAGAGAGTACGAAAAG GACAAGCCATTCCAGCTGGGATACACTCAAGGCTAAATCTTCAAACTGGTGTTGTGGAAGCTAAGCTCTTAGATGAAGACAACGGGGAACACACAGCTCTCACTTCAGTTCCAGAGAAGAGTTCTGATTTTGAAACTGTTGAAGCTAGTACCCACAGCAAAAATACTTTCAACCATGCTCagctccaagaaaaacttcataaaataccAGAAGAGGTCTGGGAATCAAATTCTGAG GAAGATGATGTCAAAAAGAATTTTAGATCCtacgaggaattaaaaaaggaattcaaAGATTTGAAACTTTCCATAAAAACTGATTCGGAGATTATATCAGAGTTGTGGGAAAGGTTCAAAGAAGTCACTCAATCTAAAGAGATAGTAAATATATTAACAGATTTGGAGTATCTTCTGCATCAAACTGATAATGCTGTTAATTTTGCTAAAGATGGTGGCATCAAATCCATAGTACTGCCTGCTATCAACTCTTCAAACAATGAAGTTGTCATAATGGCTCTGAGATTACTAGGATCTGCAACCCAAAGTAATCCCAAAGTGCAGATTGCCGCTCTAGAAGCAGGTGCAGTGGAAAGGGCATTGCGATTGGTAAAAGAACCTCAGCTGTCATCATCAGCATTGCATGCGCTCTCATGCATCATTCGCCGCTTTCCCCTTGCTCAAAAGACATTTGTGAAATATGGAGGGCCTGCCATATTGGCCGAGTTGTTTGATGATTTTCCCAAAATGGGAAGCAAAGCTTGGGATGATCTGAATTTACTAAGGCGTGCCAGAATAAAAGCTGTCACCTTGCTACATGATATGATTCTGGAGCATCAGCAAGCTGAAGGGGAAGCGAGATTACAGTATTCTCAAGTTGGACTTGCAGAACAAATTACTTCCCATAACTGGTGCAAATTATTCCCTTCCCTCCTGACATTGGAAGATGACCATGATGCTGTAGAGAAAGGGGCAGAGGCAATGCTCGCCTATTGGGAAACATGTCGTTCCGAATTTGTGCTGGCTGCTCCCACTGTTTTTCAGGCAGAAAAGCGCTATGCTGATCTCTCTGTAGCTGAGCTTCAGAAAGTGCCCACAAGTGACCCTGATGATTCTCTTTCATCACCTAGTGGCTACTTCTCAGGAATGGCTGAGTTAATTTCTCATGTCGGGAAGCGGTTGAGGTTAATGAAAGAAGAGTTATGa
- the LOC124153589 gene encoding charged multivesicular body protein 3, with translation MGLFGKTPEKNPKDLVNEWCHKLRKEGYQLDRQIRAIQREEEKVKRSLKEAAKKGDKDVCVILAKEVIRARKAIAKIYTSKAHLNSVQMQMKNQLATLRVAGSLQKSTDVMQAMQTLVRVPEVAETMRNMSREMMKAGIIEEMLEETMESIEDTEELEEEAQEEVDKVLWEITAGQIGQVPAPLTDTLPAEPVLETPAASTSKPVALSMDNDEELAEMQNRLEALRS, from the exons ATGGGATTATTTGGGAAAACACCCGAGAAAAATCCTAAAGACTTG GTCAATGAGTGGTGtcataaattaagaaaagagGGATATCAATTAGATCGGCAAATAAGAG CAATTCAAAGGGAAGAGGAGAAGGTGAAGAGATCTCTTAAAGAAGCTGCTAAGAAAGGGGATAAGGATGTGTGTGTCATTTTGGCCAAAGAAGTTATTAGAGCCAGGAAAGCAATCGCCAAAATATACACATCAAAAGCTCATTTGAATTCGGTCCAAATGCAGATGAAAAATCAACTTG CTACACTGAGAGTTGCTGGAAGTCTCCAGAAATCAACTGATGTCATGCAAGCTATGCAGACCTTAGTCCGTGTACCTGAAGTTGCTGAAACTATGAGAAACATGTCAAGAGAAATGATGAAG GCTGGTATAATTGAGGAGATGCTGGAGGAAACAATGGAATCCATTGAGGACACGGAAGAGCTGGAGGAGGAGGCACAGGAGGAAGTGGACAAG GTATTGTGGGAAATTACTGCTGGACAAATAGGTCAGGTTCCAGCACCATTGACAGATACTCTCCCTGCAGAGCCAGTATTAGAAACACCTGCTGCATCAACATCAAAACCAGTAGCCCTCAGTATGGACAATGATGAAGAACTTGCTGAAATGCAAAACCGCCTTGAAGCTTTAAGAAGTTAG